The sequence TTCTTATTCAAATCGACGTCATATGTTAGAAGAAATAGTGAAAAAAGATAATTTAAAATGCATAAAAACACCATCATTATACAAAGGATATGAAAAACAAGAGATTGTATTTATTACACAATCTGATGAAGAATATCCCGAAGCTTTTCGTGAAATGTATGATCCGCCACTTTATTTTTACGCAAAAGGAAATTTAACACTTTTACGAAAAAAGATGATAGCGATTGTTGGTGCAAGGCAATGTAATAAAGGAATAGATAGACTGATGCAACCGATTATTAAACAACTAGTAGCAGCGGATGTCGGTATTGTTAGCGGATTAGCCACAGGTATAGATACTCATGCGCATCGCATCACTCTCATAGAAAAAGGAGATACAATTGCCGTTCTAGGTAGTGGGATGTACCGACTTTACCCACAAGAAAACGCATTATTATACAATTATATGCTTCGCAAAGAATTGGTCATCAGTGAGTATGCGCCACCAATATCTGCCCGTAAATGGACGTTTGTTGAACGTAATCGACTTGTTAGTGCATTGTCACAAGGGGTATGGGTAGTGGAAGCCGCAGAAAAAAGTGGCAGTTTAATCACAGTTGATTACGCATTAGATGAAGGTAAATCGATCTTTGCGACACCTGGTTCACCTTTGAACAAGCAAGCAGTGGGGTGTAATCGTTTGCTGCAAGAAGGAGCGATACTGGTGATCTCTGCTGATGATATTTTAAGAGAAATAACTTAGAGGAGTTGTTGATATTAAAGGGCTTCTTCTTTATAGTTGTATATCGTTTGTATTTTTTCTTCTATTATATAGCGTTTGTTTTTAAAGACGTTAAAAAAATAGCTTTAAATAGCGACGTATTTTAGTCAATATTGTTGCAGTAATATGGAGGCTTTGAATGAGCTTTATTTTACTTTTGGAATAGTTGCATGATACAATTCGAACGTACTGTTAATTAATATCTCGTGAAAAGGCTTGTAACTCGCGGGTTTTTCTATTATAGTATGTTATGTTAACTTAAACGCAACCGCTTACCATTATTAAATGGAATTGAAAGATGAGAGGACTGAAATAGTATGGCTGATTATCTAGTCATTGTTGAGTCACCAGCGAAAGCTAAAACAATTGAAAAGTATCTTGGAAAAAAGTATAAAGTAAAAGCCTCAATGGGACACTTACGTGACCTTCCTAAAAGTCAAATGGGCGTTGATACTGAAAATAATTATGAACCACGTTATATTACAATTAGAGGAAAAGGTAGTATCCTAAAAGAATTGAAACAAGCAGCAAAAAAAGTGAAAAAAGTTTATCTCGCAGCCGATCCAGATCGAGAGGGAGAAGCAATTGCATGGCATTTAGCTAACAGTTTAAACCTTGATTTAGAAGACGATCTCCGTGTGGTATTTAATGAAATCACACGGGATGCTGTTAAAGAATCGTTTAAACACCCTCGAAAGTTAGACATGGATTTGGTTAATGCACAACAAGCACGCCGTGTCCTTGACCGTTTAGTAGGGTACAATATCAGCCCTGTTTTATGGAAAAAAGTAAAAAAAGGTTTGAGTGCTGGTCGTGTACAATCGATTGCATTAAAATTAATCATTGATCGTGAACATGAAGTTAATAAGTTTGTACCTGAAGAGTATTGGACAATTGATGGTCAATTCATTAAAGGTAAAAAACAATTCCAAGCCAATTTTTATGGATTAAATGGCAAGAAAAAAGAATTGAAAGATAGCAATGATGTTAAAGAAATCGTTGATCAAATTAAGAGCAAGGATTTTGTGGTTGATAAAGTAACCAAAAAAGAACGTAAACGGAATCCTGCCGCGCCTTTTACAACGTCTTCACTGCAACAAGAAGCTGCGCGTAAACTTAATTTTAAAACACGTAAAACAATGATGATTGCACAGCAATTATATGAAGGAATCGCGATTGGACGTTCGGGTACAGTAGGTTTAATTACTTATATGCGTACCGATTCAACGCGTATATCTGATACGGCTATTGAAGCAGCAAAAACATTTATTGGTGAAACTTATGGTGAAGAGTACCTTCGTACTGAAGCGCGTAAAGATAAGAAACAAAAAGGGGCTCAAGAAGCCCATGAAGCTGTACGTCCTTCCCGTTTAGATAAATCACCAACAGAAATCAAAAAATACTTATCGCGCGATCAATTCCGTCTATATAAATTAATTTGGGAACGTTTTATTGCCAGTCAAATGGCACCTGCAGTTTTAGATACAATGAGAGTTGATTTATCTAATAATAATGTTAATTTCCGTGCGAATGGTTCTAAAATTAAATTTAATGGTTTCATGAAAGTTTACGTTGAAGGCTCTGATGATGGTACGGATGAAAAAGAAAACATTTTACCTGATATGAAAGAAGGCGAAACTGTTAAATCAGTAACCGTTGATCCCCGTCAGCATTTTACGCAGCCACCTCCACGCTATACAGAGGCCCGTTTAGTAAAAACGCTCGAGGAAATTGGAATCGGTCGTCCTTCAACTTATGCACCAACGCTTGATACGATTCAACGACGAAATTACGTCACGTTAGATAACAAACGTTTTATGCCAACTGAATTAGGTGAAATCGTTTATGGTCTGATTGCTGAGTATTTCCCTGAAATTATCGACGTTACGTTTACAGCCACAATGGAAGATAAATTAGATGCTGTCGAACATGGTAAAATGGAATGGATCCGAGTGATTGATGAGTTTTATCAACCGTTTGAAAAAGAGATCCAAAAAGCAGAAGCTGAAATGGAAAAAATTGTCATTGAAGATGAACCTGCTGGCATCGATTGCGAGTTATGTGGCAAACCGATGGTAATTAAAATGGGCCGTTACGGTAAGTTTATGGCCTGCAGTGGTTTCCCTGATTGCCGTAACACAAAGGCGATTGTAAAAGAAATCGGTGTAATGTGTCCTAAATGTAAAGAAGGTCAGGTTATTGAACGTAAGAGTAAAAAGAACCGTATTTTCTACGGGTGTGATCGTTATCCTGCTTGTGAGTATGTGAGCTGGGATCGTCCAATCGAACGACCTTGTCCAAAATGTAACGAGCATACGCTGGTTGTTAAAAAGCTTAAAAAAGGAAATCAAATCACATGTACATCTTGTGATTATAAAGAACAAGAACAACAATAGTTATCATGCTGGGGCAATTATCCATTTTGGGATTAGCCTCAGTTTTTTTAATTTTTACCTATAAACAGGAAAGTTCTGAAAGTTCGGAATTGTTTACAAATAAGCTTTTAGTATGATACGATGAATACGATTAAGGAGGCACCAACATGGAAATCAATCAAGAGAACAACCTTAATTTCAAAAAATATTTAGAAGTTGAACGAAATTATTCACCAGCTACTGTTGTGGCTTATATGGCTGATTTGAATGAATTTACATCATTTTTAATAGAAGAAAATATTACTTCGTATCTTGCAGTGGAACTTTTAGACGTTCGACTATTTTTGACGCGTTTGCATGAACAACAATTATCACGTTCGTCAGTTTCACGAAAACTATCAAGTTTACGTCAATTTTATGATTATTTATTGAGAACAGCGCAGCTTGCTGAGAACCCGTTTACCTCGATATCACATGCACGTAAGTATGTTAGTCTACCGCATTTCTTTTACTCAGAAGAAATGACTGAACTTTTCGAAACAGCTGAAAAACGTCAAACAAAGCTTGCTAGCCGTGATCGTGCGTTACTTGAAGTTTTGTACGGGACGGGAATGCGTGTTGCAGAGTGTGAAGCAATGACGATGGCGGATATTGATTGGAACTATAAAACAGTCTTAGTCCATGGTAAAGGTAACAAAGAGCGACATGTGCCATTGGGGCAGTTTGCGCTTGAGGCATTGGAACTCTATATAGAGGAGTGTCGAACACCGTTGCTCGCTCATTTTAACAAAGAACATTCGACGGTTTTTATTAATAAAAATGGAGGTCCTCTCACAGCAAGAGGGATTCGTTACTGCCTGGAACAACTGATGAAAGAAACAACTTTAACATCAAATATCCATCCGCATATGTTGCGTCATACCTTTGCGACTGATTTAATGAATGCTGGAGCCGATATGCGAACAGTACAAGAGTTATTAGGTCATGTGAGTCTTTCATCCACACAAATATATACACATGTAACGAAAGAACATCTACAAGCTACTTATCGCAAGGCACACCCACGTGCATAGCTTAATAAATAAGGTGAATTTGAACAATTTGTTTTTTATTTAAATCATTTTGGATATAAAACAATGATTAACAGTGTTTAATTGTCGCATAACATGATATACTACCAAAGGATGTAATTGTAGTTAAAAAAATATTATACTTATCTTAATTGAATTTTAATTTTTTATTGCAAAAACAAGTATTGAGCTATATTAAATAGTCAATATATATTAGGAGGAACAAACAATGAACCTTACGTTATTACAGAAAACACGAGGAATTAACTCATTATTACAAAAATCTGCAGGTCACTCTGTTGATTTTAGTGAAATGGCGCTCACGATGAGCCAACTTATTGAAGCTAACGTTTATATCGTTAGTCGCAAAGGAAAACTATTAGGTGTTTCTGAACAAATTGAAATCAATAACAATCGTATGATTAGTTTTATTGAGAGCCGTCAATTTCCTGCAGATTACACAAATAGCTTGTTTAACATTACAGAAACAACTCAAAACATTGATTTTGAAAGTCGTTATACTGTTTTCCCAGTTGAAAATGCTGGTATTTTTAAACAAGGCTTAACAACGATCGTACCTATCATCGGTGGCGGAGAACGTCTAGGAACATTAATCCTTTCACGATTAACTGAAGGTTTTAATGATGATGATTTAATTCTTGCTGAATACGGCTCAACTGTTGTTGGGATGGAAATTCTACGTGAGAAAACAGAAGAAATCGAAGAAGAAGCTCGCAGTAAAGCAGTTGTTCAAATGGCAATCAATTCACTATCATACAGTGAACATGGCGCTATCGAACATATCTTTGAAGAATTAGGTGGAAAAGAAGGTCTACTTGTTGCATCAAAAATCGCTGACCGTGTAGGTATTACGCGTTCGGTTATTGTTAATGCGCTTCGTAAATTAGAAAGTGCTGGCGTGATTGAATCACGTTCACTCGGTATGAAAGGGACTTATATTAAAGTTCTTAATGACAAATTTTTAGTAGCGCTTGAAAAAACACGCATGTAATCAGTAATATCTTAATTTAATAATACTTTGGATCATGCCGCTTGGTGAGATTTTGACTACCGCAAAGGAACGATCTAATAGATTGTTCCTTTTTGGTTTGAAAAGAATGTTAGGAAGGAAGTTGACGATGAAGACAATTAATGAAACAGAAATTAGAGTGCGTTATAGTGAAACAGATCAAATGGCCGTTGTTTATCATACAAATTATCTTGTTTGGTGTGAAATTGGTCGAACTAATTTAATTTCGCAATTGGGATTTGATTATGTACAAATGGAAGAACAAGGTTTTTTAGCACCGGTTTTAGATGTGCATTTGCAATATAAAGCTCCGTTACGTTATGGGCAGTCAGCTATTGTTAAAACTTGGATTGAAACATACGATGGCTTACGCACCACTTATGGCTACGAAGTGAGAGTGAAAGAAACAGGAGAACTTTCCTTGTTAGCAACAACGCAACATGCAATTGTTACAAAAGAAAAATTCAAACCTGCATCATTTAGACGTCATTTTCCGGAGTGGGATAAAGTTTATAAAAAGGAAGTTGAGTAAATGGCTTTTGGAATTAAGCGTTCAGAGTTAAATGATTGGAAAAAACGTGTCTCGCAAGGAGAAATAGCCTTTTTAACACATTGGTGGCAAGATAAACGTTTCCCAGGTGTAAAGAGTTTTACAAAAGTTGGCTGTGCCGACCGCGAGAAATTAATTGAATGGGGCCGTCAATATGGTTTACAGCCTGAATGGATGGATTTGAAACACGAAGATTTCCCTCATTTTGATTTATTTGGAGATAATCAATACCATATATTACGTGCTGAAGGCTTAGAGGCAACATTTGAAAGATTTGACATCACTTTATCCGAAGGAGAGACAAAGATGACGACACACACACTTATAAACGATAAAGCGAGCATTAAAGTGGCAACGCTAGGTGCAGAATTGCAATCCTTTGTTCTAAAAGAAACGGGAATAGAATATTTATGGCAAGCAGACCCTGCTTATTGGGGACGACACTCACCGATATTGTTTCCTAATGTAGGCCGCTTAAAAGAAGACTGCTTTTATTTTGAAGGCGAACGTTATGAGCAGCCACAACATGGCTTTGCACGAGATAGTGAGTTTACATTGTTAACATCCTCACCGACTCATTTATTATTTGAATTAACAGAGTCTGAAAAAACGTTAAAGAACTACCCGTTCCGTTTTAAATTACACGTGGGTTATTACTTGGATGGGGCAACTTTAAAAGTTGAATGGACGGTTGAAAACCCTGCGGATACTGATTTGTATTTTTCAATTGGAGGGCATCCAGCCTTTAATATTCCATTAGAAGCGGGTAAAAAGTTGGCTGATTATCGCTTGGCTTTCGATGCGCCGTATACAGGAGAATTATTAGGGTTAAAAGGCCCGTACTTAGAAGCGTCAGAACGTCATAAATTAACAGAAACACCTCAACAATTTATTACTTTAGAAAAAAGTTTATTTGAAAAAGATGCATTGATTTTTGATGACTTAAAAACGATTAAATTAGAGGATCAACTCGGTCGTCATGGCGTGTGCGTGAACACTGCTGAAATGGCATTTGTCGGTGTCTGGTCTCCAACTGATGCTGCGCCATTTATATGTATTGAGCCGTGGCAAGGCATTGCAGATACGGTAGATACAACGCAAGATTGGACTAAAAAATTTGGATCGCATCAATTAGCGCCGCAACAAATTTATAAAACAGCTTATGAAATCACACTTTACTAGTTTTTTAATAAATGTAGTTGAGTTGAGCTGAGCTGAGCTAATACGAACAAACACCGCTTTAGGGCAGGTGTTTTTTTGTATAAAAAAAGCACTGATAATATGTCAATTACCAACGCTTTAAAAAATTAAGAAGTTTTTTTACTAGATTTAAATTTAATTTTAGATTCGGTACCATTCTTAATACGTGAGATGTTGGCGCGGTGACGGTAAAGAATAAAGATTGTCAGAATCGCCATAACGATAATTAACACGTAGTCCTTTAAGAAGATGCTAGCGATTAAACCAACAACAACGGCAATCATTGAGCTAAGTGACACGTAACGTGAAATAACTAGAACGATTACAAACACAGCCATGAGTACTAAGAAGACGCTTGGACTATACCCAAGCAGAATCCCTGCAGAAGTTGCGACAGCCTTGCCGCCACGAAGTTTTGCGTAGGCTGGGTAAATATGCCCGATAACCGCGAAAACACCGATGAGTAAGGGATTGATTGGGACATGAAGCCATACAGGAAGCAAAGTTGCCAAGGTACCTTTTAAAACATCGATTATCATTACGACAATACCCGCTTTAACACCTAGTATTCTAAATGAGTTAGTAGCACCTAAGTTATGACTACCATATTCTCTGATATCTTTTTTAAAGAACCATTTTCCAATCCATAGTCCGGCAGTAAACGATCCAATTAGATAGGCAACAAGCATTAATCCAATAACTTGTGCAATAAATAGCATACGAATTCCTCTTCTCTTTAAAAATACTTAACAAGGTAATTATAGAGTATCTCTGTCATAAAAGAAACGTTTATTTTCACCAAGTGTGCTAGAATAGGGGACGGGACCAATAGACTGTTTTGTCACAGTAAACAATCACGTAACGCGACAAAGAAACACCGTTGCTTTTATCATCATAACTGCCGATAAGTAGTGAAAATGATAAGGCGGGGCATTTTTACCGGTATAGAGTACGACGATTAAACGATTGTAGTGTCATAATTAATGGTGAATTTTAGTAGATATTATAAAATTTTAAAAGATGTCGATGATTTTTTTGCGACAATCGGTTACACTTAAATTATCGATTCTAAAGTAAAGCTGTGATTTAATTGCTGAATATGCCGTAAGTATTGAGGGAGTTATACCCGTCCGTCAATGGCTTTATTTGACAAGCGAGTCTTATTTTTGCTATTTTTAATAACGAACGCACGTTTGTGAAAGCAAACATCACATGATAGAAAGGCGCTGTTAAGCATTGGTAAAACAAACAACTGAATATAATGATGATGCAATACAGATATTAGAAGGATTAGAAGCTGTTCGAAAACGTCCAGCAATGTATATTGGTTCAACCGATGCGCGAGGTTTACATCATCTTGTGTATGAAATAGTAGATAACTCTGTTGATGAGGTCCTTTCTGGGTTTGGTCAAAAAATTGAAATTACAATAAAAAAAGATAATAGTATCGTCGTAAGTGACGAAGGACGTGGTATGCCTGTTGGTATGCATAGTTCTGGTAAACCAACAGTTGAAGTTATTTTAACTGTGCTTCATGCTGGTGGTAAGTTTGGTCAAGGTGGCTATAAAACATCTGGGGGCTTACACGGTGTAGGTGCATCTGTTGTTAACGCTTTGAGCGAATGGTTAAAAGTTACCGTTTATCGTGATGGGTATGAGTATGAACAAACATTTAAAAACGGTGGGGTACCAGTCACAAAACTTGTTAAGCTGGGAAAAACTAAACGCAATGGAACAACGTTGCATTTTAAACCAGACCCAACCATTTTTTCAACAACAACTTATAATTATGATGTTCTTAGCGAACGTTTGCGCGAATCAGCTTTCTTGCTTAAAGGCGTTGAAATTATATTAACGGACGAACGTGAAGCAGATAAGTCAGAAACATTCCTTTACGAGGATGGAATTGCTGCGTTTGTCAGTTATTTAAATGAAGATAAAGAAGGCCTACACGATACAGTTGTGATGGAGGGCGTTCAATCTGAAATGGAAATTGAAATGGCTTTTCAGTTCAATGATGCCTATTCAGAAACAATTCTTAGTTTTGTAAATAATGTACGTACAAAAGGCGGGGGAACGCACGAAGCTGGAGCTAAAGCGGCAATGACACGCGTCATGAATGAATATGCTCGCCGTACAGGTATGTTAAAAGAAAAAGATAAGAACCTTGAAGGTAGTGATATACGTGAGGGGATGGCAGCTGTTATCTCAATTCGTGTACCAGAAGAATACCTCCAATTTGAAGGTCAAACAAAAGAAAAATTAGGAACATCTGAAGCTCGTGCAGCTGTTGATGCCGTTGTTTCTGAACAATTAGCCTACTTCTTAAACGAAAACCCAGAAGTAAGTCAACTGTTAATTCGTAAATCAATCAAAGCACAACAAGCGCGTGATGCAGCGCGTAAAGCCCGTGAAGACACGCGTAATGGTAAAAAACGTAAGCGTTCAGATACACTATTATCAGGTAAATTAACGCCAGCTCAATCACGTAACCCATTGAAAAATGAATTGTACTTAGTCGAAGGGGATTCGGCCGGTGGTTCTGCCAAGCAAGGTCGTGATCGTCGTTTCCAAGCTGTGTTACCTTTACGAGGAAAAGTTATCAATACTGAAAAAGCTAAATTAGCTGATATTATGAAAAATGAAGAAATTAGTACAATCATTCATACTATTGGTGCCGGCGTAGGTGCTGATTTTGATATTGAAGATTGTAATTACGATAAAATTATTATTATGACCGATGCGGATACTGATGGGGCACATATTCAAGTCTTGCTCTTAACGTTCTTTTATCGTTACATGTTGCCGTTGATTAAAGCAGGCAAGATTTATATTGCTTTGCCACCCCTTTATAAAGTAAGTAAAGGTGCCGGTAAAAAAGAAGTGATTGAATACGCGTGGACGGACGATGAGTTAGAAGTGGTCTTAAAAAACTTTAGCCGTGGTTATATTATTCAGCGTTACAAAGGTTTAGGTGAGATGAATGCAGATCAATTATGGTCTACTACAATGGATCCGGAATCACGTACGTTGATTCGTGTACGCATTGATGATGCTGCGCGTTCTGAACGTCGTATTTCAACGCTGATGGGCGATAAAGTTGAACCGCGTCGTCGTTGGATTGAAGGTAATGTAGAGTTTACATTAGAAGATGAACAAAGTATTTTAGAAAACGAAAATGTAATGATTGAGGGGGATTCCGATGCCAATTCATGATGGGATTCAAGATTTACCATTAGAAGAAGTCGTTGGCGACCGTTTTGGTCGTTATAGTAAATATATTATTCAAGAACGTGCCTTACCAGATATCCGTGATGGACTAAAACCTGTACAACGTCGTATTTTATATGCCATGTATGCGGAAGGTAATACCAATGAAAAAGGGTTCCGTAAATCAGCTAAAACAGTCGGTAACGTTATCGGTAACTATCACCCACACGGTGATTCATCAGTGTATGAAGCAATGGTTCGTATGAGTCAAGATTGGAAAAACCGTATGCCTTTAATTGAAATGCATGGTAACAACGGTAGTATTGATGGTGACTCTGCAGCTGCGATGCGTTATACAGAAGCACGTTTAGGTGCACTGTCGGCTCATTTATTGCAAGACCTTGAAAAAGGTACAGTGGATATGATCTCAAACTTCGATGAAACAACGCATGAACCAACGGTGTTACCTGCACATTTCCCTAACTTGTTAGTGAATGGTGCAACAGGTATTGCTGCGGGTTATGCAACAGATATTCCGCCACATAACTTAGCGGAAGTGATTGAAGCGGTTATTTATCGACTAAAACATCAAAATTGTAGCATTGATGATATCATGAAAAAAATTCCTGGCCCTGACTTTCCAACAGGCGGTATCATTCAAGGTGTTAGTGGTATTAGAAAAGCGTATGAAACTGGTAAAGGTAAGATTTTCATTCGTTCTAAAACTGAAATTGAGACAATTCGTAGTGGTCGTCAACAAATTATTGTGACTGAAATACCTTATGAAGTAAACAAAGCAAACCTTGTCAAACGTATTGATGAGTTACGTCTCGATAAAAAAGTCGAAGGTATTTCTGAAGTCCGTGATGAAACAGATAGAACAGGCTTACGCATTGCAATTGAATTGAAAAAAGAAGTGAATGTCACTGGTATTCTTAACTATTTATATAAAAATACGGATTTACAAGTGTCGTATAACTTCAACTTAGTGGCAATTGATAATAAACGCCCACGTTTAAACGGCATTTTAGGTTTTATTGATGCTTACATTAAGCATCAGCATGAAATTATTACACGCCGTTCGCATTTTGAGATGAAAAAAGCGCGTGAACGTCAACATATCATCGAAGGTTTGATGAAAGCCTTATCAATTCTTGATGAAGTGATTGCAACAATTCGCTCATCAAAAGATAAGAAAAATGCAAAAGATAATATCATTGAAAAATATCAATTTTCTGTTGAACAAGCGGAAGCAATTGTTACTTTACAACTTTATCGTTTAACAAACACTGATATTACTGATTTGCGTTCAGAAGGTCAGGCGCTATCGGATAAAATTGCGCAATTAGAGGCGATTTTAAGTGATGTAAAAGTAATGAATGCAACACTTGTTAACAACTTGAAAATGATTAATAAACAATTCCCAAGTGTACGCCGCTCTCAAATTGAAGAGAAAATTGAGGAATTAACAATCGATCGAACTGTTTTAGTTGCGAGTGAAGAAGTAATGGTGACTGTTTCAGAACAAGGATACGTGAAACGTTCTGGTCTCCGTTCATTCAGCGCTTCAAACGGCATCGCTGAACTGGGCATGAAAGAAAATGATCATGCTGTTTTTGCTCAGCAAATGAATACCATGGATTTTGTGCTCTTGTTCACAGATAAAGGGAATTATATTTATCGTCCTGTTCACGAGCTCACTGACATACGTTGGAAAGATTTAGGTGAACATATTAGTCACTTAGCACATGCAGATAGCAGTGAACGAGTGATTGCTGTTTTACCTGTGAAAGAATTTGATGAATCGACGTCAGTTGTCTTTACGACAGCCAACGGGATGATCAAACGCAGTGCGCTTAATCTTTATAATCCACAGCGTTATGCGCGAAGTCTAGCAGCTGTTAAGTTAAAAGCAGGGGATGAAGTTATCAATGTTTTCCTTGTTCAAGACACAGATACCGTAACAATGACGACTAATTTTGGGTATAACCTTACTTTTGCAATTACCGATGTACCTGTAGGTAATGTGCGAACATCAGGTGTAAAAGCGATCAACTTGAAAAAAGAGGATAAGGTAATTGGTTGTGTGAAACTTGAAAAACAACATGACTTGTTATTGGTCACTCAACGTGGGTCTGTTAAACGTTTCTCTCAACGCCATTTAGAAGTTCAAAACCGTGCATTGCGTGGTTTATTGATGTTGCGTGAATTGAAAGCAAAACCACACCGTTATATCGCAATGATGTCTGTTACAGCAGATGACAAAGTGAATGTGCTGACAGATAAAGGTGAGGTAACAGTGGTAGAAGTTAAAACAGTTAACAGCGTTTCTGATCGTTATTCAAACGGTTCATTTATATTAGATGAAAATGAAGATGGTCAGGTTAGTGCGGTATGGTTAGACGTTAACGTCGCTAAATAACCCTAGGGAGGTCTTTGATGACTGAGATATATGCACATCGAGGAAGCAAGGGGACACACCCTGAGAATACCTTGATAGCCTTTAGAGAATGCCTTAATTTGGCCATTACAGGAATAGAGCTGGATGTCCATTTATCGAAAGATGGCAAACTGATTGTGATGCATGATGACTTTATTGATCGTACGACCAATGGTAAAGGTGAAATTCGCAACTATACACTTGCTGAGTTGAAAAAATTTGATGTGGGTAATTATCGTGATGAACCACAAAAAATTCCTACGTTGGAGGAAGTACTTGATTTATGTCAGTCATCAGGCTTAACCTTGAACATTGAGCTTAAAACAGATGTAAATCGTTACCGAGGCATTGAACGAAAAGTTTTGCGTTTACTCAAGAAAAAGCAGGGTGATTTAACCGTTATTTTTTGTTCGTTTAACTTTAAAACGCTGCGCCGTTTACG comes from Brochothrix thermosphacta DSM 20171 = FSL F6-1036 and encodes:
- the codY gene encoding GTP-sensing pleiotropic transcriptional regulator CodY, encoding MNLTLLQKTRGINSLLQKSAGHSVDFSEMALTMSQLIEANVYIVSRKGKLLGVSEQIEINNNRMISFIESRQFPADYTNSLFNITETTQNIDFESRYTVFPVENAGIFKQGLTTIVPIIGGGERLGTLILSRLTEGFNDDDLILAEYGSTVVGMEILREKTEEIEEEARSKAVVQMAINSLSYSEHGAIEHIFEELGGKEGLLVASKIADRVGITRSVIVNALRKLESAGVIESRSLGMKGTYIKVLNDKFLVALEKTRM
- a CDS encoding acyl-CoA thioesterase, which produces MKTINETEIRVRYSETDQMAVVYHTNYLVWCEIGRTNLISQLGFDYVQMEEQGFLAPVLDVHLQYKAPLRYGQSAIVKTWIETYDGLRTTYGYEVRVKETGELSLLATTQHAIVTKEKFKPASFRRHFPEWDKVYKKEVE
- the plsY gene encoding glycerol-3-phosphate 1-O-acyltransferase PlsY; the encoded protein is MLFIAQVIGLMLVAYLIGSFTAGLWIGKWFFKKDIREYGSHNLGATNSFRILGVKAGIVVMIIDVLKGTLATLLPVWLHVPINPLLIGVFAVIGHIYPAYAKLRGGKAVATSAGILLGYSPSVFLVLMAVFVIVLVISRYVSLSSMIAVVVGLIASIFLKDYVLIIVMAILTIFILYRHRANISRIKNGTESKIKFKSSKKTS
- the dprA gene encoding DNA-processing protein DprA codes for the protein MWTERKKWLFEASHSYSNRRHMLEEIVKKDNLKCIKTPSLYKGYEKQEIVFITQSDEEYPEAFREMYDPPLYFYAKGNLTLLRKKMIAIVGARQCNKGIDRLMQPIIKQLVAADVGIVSGLATGIDTHAHRITLIEKGDTIAVLGSGMYRLYPQENALLYNYMLRKELVISEYAPPISARKWTFVERNRLVSALSQGVWVVEAAEKSGSLITVDYALDEGKSIFATPGSPLNKQAVGCNRLLQEGAILVISADDILREIT
- a CDS encoding aldose 1-epimerase family protein, with product MAFGIKRSELNDWKKRVSQGEIAFLTHWWQDKRFPGVKSFTKVGCADREKLIEWGRQYGLQPEWMDLKHEDFPHFDLFGDNQYHILRAEGLEATFERFDITLSEGETKMTTHTLINDKASIKVATLGAELQSFVLKETGIEYLWQADPAYWGRHSPILFPNVGRLKEDCFYFEGERYEQPQHGFARDSEFTLLTSSPTHLLFELTESEKTLKNYPFRFKLHVGYYLDGATLKVEWTVENPADTDLYFSIGGHPAFNIPLEAGKKLADYRLAFDAPYTGELLGLKGPYLEASERHKLTETPQQFITLEKSLFEKDALIFDDLKTIKLEDQLGRHGVCVNTAEMAFVGVWSPTDAAPFICIEPWQGIADTVDTTQDWTKKFGSHQLAPQQIYKTAYEITLY
- the topA gene encoding type I DNA topoisomerase; amino-acid sequence: MADYLVIVESPAKAKTIEKYLGKKYKVKASMGHLRDLPKSQMGVDTENNYEPRYITIRGKGSILKELKQAAKKVKKVYLAADPDREGEAIAWHLANSLNLDLEDDLRVVFNEITRDAVKESFKHPRKLDMDLVNAQQARRVLDRLVGYNISPVLWKKVKKGLSAGRVQSIALKLIIDREHEVNKFVPEEYWTIDGQFIKGKKQFQANFYGLNGKKKELKDSNDVKEIVDQIKSKDFVVDKVTKKERKRNPAAPFTTSSLQQEAARKLNFKTRKTMMIAQQLYEGIAIGRSGTVGLITYMRTDSTRISDTAIEAAKTFIGETYGEEYLRTEARKDKKQKGAQEAHEAVRPSRLDKSPTEIKKYLSRDQFRLYKLIWERFIASQMAPAVLDTMRVDLSNNNVNFRANGSKIKFNGFMKVYVEGSDDGTDEKENILPDMKEGETVKSVTVDPRQHFTQPPPRYTEARLVKTLEEIGIGRPSTYAPTLDTIQRRNYVTLDNKRFMPTELGEIVYGLIAEYFPEIIDVTFTATMEDKLDAVEHGKMEWIRVIDEFYQPFEKEIQKAEAEMEKIVIEDEPAGIDCELCGKPMVIKMGRYGKFMACSGFPDCRNTKAIVKEIGVMCPKCKEGQVIERKSKKNRIFYGCDRYPACEYVSWDRPIERPCPKCNEHTLVVKKLKKGNQITCTSCDYKEQEQQ
- the xerC gene encoding tyrosine recombinase XerC — encoded protein: MNQENNLNFKKYLEVERNYSPATVVAYMADLNEFTSFLIEENITSYLAVELLDVRLFLTRLHEQQLSRSSVSRKLSSLRQFYDYLLRTAQLAENPFTSISHARKYVSLPHFFYSEEMTELFETAEKRQTKLASRDRALLEVLYGTGMRVAECEAMTMADIDWNYKTVLVHGKGNKERHVPLGQFALEALELYIEECRTPLLAHFNKEHSTVFINKNGGPLTARGIRYCLEQLMKETTLTSNIHPHMLRHTFATDLMNAGADMRTVQELLGHVSLSSTQIYTHVTKEHLQATYRKAHPRA